The Mycoplasma sp. 1654_15 genome contains a region encoding:
- a CDS encoding YitT family protein → MNKPNNTQKVSFTEKVRKLKTKINTDINNEIFSLNSVPITFKNFFVQKRWSIFMMLVASFLFTVGVHIFIGKAEVVPTGIAALPVLINLIWPDTSPYFSVLYLAFNVPLIILTFKYVRKSFIFLTVAGMLFQNLWTFIFEIPEIKTWINNSIDISVPYKSNNTWEIMFYTLIGGVIAGFGIGIGWKFGGSTGGTDFITNYISGKYKKSIGKMSFILSIAFAVVSIIIISLMKYNYPEKYGSPFTFIQIIGTFIYLITTTTFLNKIYPKYKKMLLTIYTTKAEEIFTYLKETNYWHSFHLWKGMSGYTRKEVYKIDTIVFYIEIIAILREISKIDSNFWFSISPILTTTTRINTSKID, encoded by the coding sequence ATGAACAAACCAAACAACACACAAAAAGTTTCATTTACTGAAAAAGTAAGAAAATTAAAAACTAAAATAAATACAGATATAAATAATGAAATATTTTCACTCAACAGTGTTCCAATAACCTTTAAAAACTTTTTTGTTCAAAAGCGTTGAAGTATCTTTATGATGTTAGTAGCTTCGTTTTTGTTTACTGTTGGTGTTCATATTTTTATTGGAAAAGCAGAAGTTGTTCCTACAGGTATTGCTGCTTTACCAGTATTAATAAATTTAATTTGACCAGATACTAGTCCTTATTTTTCTGTTTTATACTTAGCGTTTAATGTTCCATTAATAATTTTAACTTTTAAATATGTACGAAAATCCTTCATTTTCCTTACAGTTGCTGGTATGTTATTTCAAAACTTATGAACTTTCATTTTTGAAATTCCTGAAATAAAAACTTGAATTAATAATTCTATTGACATTTCAGTTCCTTATAAATCTAACAACACTTGAGAAATTATGTTTTATACATTAATAGGAGGTGTAATTGCAGGTTTTGGAATAGGAATTGGTTGAAAATTTGGAGGTTCAACTGGAGGAACTGACTTTATAACAAATTACATTTCAGGTAAGTATAAAAAATCTATAGGAAAAATGAGTTTTATATTATCAATTGCTTTTGCTGTTGTGTCTATAATAATAATTTCTTTAATGAAATATAATTATCCAGAAAAGTATGGTTCACCTTTTACTTTTATTCAAATCATAGGTACATTTATTTATTTAATAACAACAACTACTTTCTTAAATAAAATTTATCCAAAATACAAAAAAATGTTACTTACTATTTATACAACAAAGGCAGAAGAGATTTTTACATATCTAAAAGAGACAAATTACTGACATTCATTTCATTTATGAAAAGGTATGTCTGGATACACAAGAAAAGAAGTTTACAAAATAGACACAATAGTTTTTTATATAGAAATTATAGCAATATTAAGAGAAATTTCTAAAATAGATTCTAATTTCTGATTCTCAATTTCACCAATTTTGACAACTACAACAAGAATTAATACATCAAAAATTGATTAA
- a CDS encoding Sua5/YciO/YrdC/YwlC family protein yields the protein MIIKFKYKVLTNEDSKKQLINYFFKHRIFNKYINKDEEKEGIKVFYSSFFLYLKFEDKKQFFLIFLHFQRNTKEVSIVKKHISRFFKKVKKYSKLFLLTTDTLVGLGTFVNKPDLKTIYLLKRRPLDKKIIILIGKVNQLKTFISQKNFEKYQQDFDKYWPGSTSLIIEKQGFRIPNNTDVQNLLLQKGPAFVSSANISNQNNLTLEEATKKFTCILNVYNLTVGNGTASTIIDLKTKKVLR from the coding sequence ATGATAATAAAGTTTAAATACAAAGTACTTACTAATGAAGATTCTAAAAAACAATTAATTAATTATTTTTTTAAACACAGAATTTTTAACAAATATATAAACAAAGATGAAGAAAAAGAAGGAATAAAAGTTTTTTATTCTTCTTTTTTTCTTTACTTAAAATTTGAAGATAAAAAGCAATTTTTCTTGATTTTTCTTCATTTTCAAAGAAATACCAAAGAAGTCTCTATAGTAAAAAAACACATATCAAGATTTTTTAAAAAAGTAAAAAAATATAGTAAATTATTTCTATTAACTACAGATACTTTAGTAGGTTTAGGTACTTTTGTAAACAAACCAGATTTAAAAACAATATACCTTCTAAAAAGAAGACCTTTAGATAAAAAAATAATAATTTTAATAGGAAAAGTTAACCAACTAAAGACCTTTATTTCACAAAAAAACTTCGAAAAATATCAACAAGATTTTGACAAATACTGACCAGGTTCTACTTCATTAATTATAGAAAAACAAGGTTTTAGAATTCCGAACAACACTGATGTGCAAAATCTTCTTCTTCAAAAAGGACCTGCTTTTGTATCGAGTGCAAATATTTCAAACCAAAATAATTTAACTCTAGAAGAAGCAACAAAAAAATTTACTTGTATTTTAAATGTTTATAATTTAACTGTAGGAAATGGAACAGCATCTACAATAATAGATTTAAAAACAAAAAAAGTATTGAGGTAA
- the rpiB gene encoding ribose 5-phosphate isomerase B — protein sequence MSSEQKPKTIKIAFASDHAGFKLKQELIEYLKEKGYETIDLGPGSDAQSCSYAYYGKKLAHEILDQQADLGIGVCGTGLGISYALNRFKHIRAARVVNENDAYLAKLHNNANALALAGRFTSLEEAKKIVDTFLNTKYEGGRHQARIDELDTD from the coding sequence ATGAGTTCAGAACAAAAACCAAAAACAATTAAAATTGCATTCGCGTCAGATCATGCTGGTTTTAAATTAAAACAAGAGTTAATTGAATATTTAAAAGAAAAAGGGTATGAAACTATAGATTTAGGTCCAGGTAGCGATGCACAATCTTGCTCATATGCTTATTATGGAAAAAAACTTGCACATGAAATTTTAGATCAACAAGCTGATCTAGGAATCGGAGTTTGCGGTACAGGTTTAGGAATTTCATATGCGCTTAATAGATTCAAACACATAAGAGCAGCTAGAGTTGTTAATGAAAACGATGCTTATTTAGCAAAATTACATAATAATGCTAATGCACTTGCTTTAGCAGGAAGATTTACTTCGTTAGAAGAAGCAAAAAAAATTGTTGATACATTTTTAAATACAAAATACGAAGGTGGTAGACATCAAGCAAGAATTGACGAGCTTGATACTGACTAA
- the mutM gene encoding DNA-formamidopyrimidine glycosylase, whose amino-acid sequence MPELPEVVTVVNQLNKELTNKKVAFIKLYKEKMLKNSTLEELENSFKNEVILSVTNKGKFIVFHFSNDKILLSHLRMNGKYFLNNSARKEKHTYLVMGFQDASFLHYNDTRMFGTFHIKTKENYLKTPPLNQVALTPMEIDLEDLFLKLQKSSRYIKTTLLDQSVIAGLGNIYVDEVLFASKIHPLKKSNTLTKKQVELILKFSKSILLKSIELGGSTINSYASLNKQEGQFQNFLKVHTKKGLTCPECKNIIEKIVVGGRGTYICSKCQNEEK is encoded by the coding sequence ATGCCAGAATTACCAGAAGTTGTTACAGTTGTTAATCAATTAAATAAAGAATTAACAAACAAAAAAGTAGCATTTATAAAACTTTATAAAGAAAAAATGCTAAAAAATTCCACACTAGAAGAATTAGAAAATAGCTTCAAAAATGAAGTAATTTTATCAGTTACTAATAAAGGAAAATTCATAGTTTTTCATTTTAGTAATGATAAAATTTTGCTTTCACATTTAAGAATGAATGGCAAGTATTTTTTAAATAATTCAGCTAGAAAAGAAAAACATACTTATTTAGTAATGGGTTTTCAAGACGCAAGTTTTTTGCATTATAACGATACAAGAATGTTTGGAACTTTTCATATAAAAACAAAAGAAAATTATTTAAAAACTCCTCCACTAAATCAAGTTGCTTTAACACCAATGGAAATTGATTTAGAAGACTTATTTTTAAAATTACAAAAAAGTTCTAGATATATAAAAACTACTTTATTAGATCAATCAGTAATTGCAGGTTTAGGCAATATCTATGTAGACGAAGTTTTATTTGCAAGTAAAATCCATCCTTTAAAAAAGTCAAATACATTAACTAAAAAACAAGTAGAATTAATACTAAAATTTTCAAAATCTATTTTATTAAAATCTATTGAGTTAGGTGGTTCAACAATAAATTCTTACGCCTCACTTAATAAACAAGAAGGACAGTTTCAAAATTTTTTAAAAGTACATACTAAAAAAGGTTTGACTTGTCCGGAATGTAAAAATATTATAGAAAAAATAGTAGTAGGAGGAAGAGGAACATATATTTGTTCTAAATGTCAAAATGAAGAAAAATAA
- a CDS encoding OppA family ABC transporter substrate-binding lipoprotein — protein sequence MLKKKKLLLGSLVSTIPISVLVSCGVTPLWQKQELVRNVNSADSSFYAFYGFTNFAGSPSREDDYLRSGSYLVQTMYEGETILSKEAQPDRVEQGTTIKSYQYKYTSPSYKYLVLALAKRFIVTAEDENHEEQVYIFDNDKHEIGHLASNEKQTQSIYTLSSNDPKSINSQFFRDTLAKAKKLQIEVKKDVPWVDYQANKTEYTVKPEDFFYSWKLKNLYDQHYRQSHGGSKEIDDKVKASIKNLNPQSEKFTSDLSNDYLFKVFGIDKNKLLDEKTFLTDFQGEKVLTFLPLETKGLQVNYYQMLQKIVFDSNYFSPVPSEYIAKRVAEQTKEVEVEKEVKDKDGKPQKDKDGKEIKVKVKEKQGLFGETGEALKYGIYWYGKDYDKDLLYASPWIINYGDKNKIVYIRNPYYPRTGWKEAEPSSFKKITYKYSAYPNASAFESAQFNNFKEQTKASSGFEGLSDNDKKYALAHFEELGGRYVLGKALDHIPWLTYSSLMPGSMNQVITSSNNQDVRYDDPTKLYKFNDAFSKLYFGHSLEEIAKGGAKVVPYVFGGRGLEFRSIIYAAWNVYTISRGLSNTALPWYSFVSPDNVLAKDKTARQLYEKVSTIFAVDQNGNKFYTKTPEQEKQQNFNNPSSNALQIQAPNFDILKNKMKELLDDFYAKENLKPEDKVQWTLATRYTNATNKEISAYQQAAKAIEALDPRLSVDVQSEVPVTKDNYLNFLIRGIGPYHYVGWSYDYNGAGTAIDGLTQSAGFGLAAASYFASLDANSNLAKSFPMFYKYSKDLETFFSKEEYKGKMRPFSEWKDSPNAPNFGQRNLNDPNDKNRDQRPDVTKWITFRVVEKQDPQTKKMVKKFEQYDKNFSLGEETGLFNNQFQLNHSDEEIAQLLSEITSLYGFLPQTDGITTIGSTPTISFLNPNLQVPDTENSFAVPDQTVIKPFLKKQGEQ from the coding sequence ATGTTAAAAAAGAAAAAATTACTGTTGGGTTCTTTAGTCTCAACTATTCCAATTAGTGTTCTAGTTTCTTGTGGTGTGACTCCACTGTGACAAAAGCAAGAATTAGTAAGAAATGTCAATTCAGCAGATAGTAGTTTTTATGCTTTTTATGGTTTTACTAACTTTGCAGGTTCACCTAGTAGAGAAGATGATTATTTAAGAAGTGGATCTTATTTAGTTCAAACAATGTATGAAGGTGAAACTATTTTAAGTAAAGAAGCTCAACCTGATAGAGTAGAACAAGGAACTACTATAAAATCTTATCAATACAAATATACATCACCTTCTTATAAGTATTTGGTTTTAGCTTTAGCAAAGAGATTTATAGTAACAGCAGAAGATGAAAATCATGAAGAACAAGTATATATTTTCGATAATGATAAGCATGAAATAGGACATTTAGCTTCTAACGAAAAACAAACTCAATCTATTTATACTCTTAGCTCCAACGATCCAAAATCAATAAATTCACAGTTTTTTAGAGATACTTTAGCTAAAGCAAAAAAACTTCAAATTGAAGTAAAAAAAGATGTTCCTTGAGTGGATTATCAAGCAAACAAAACCGAATATACAGTAAAACCAGAAGACTTTTTCTATTCTTGAAAATTAAAAAATCTATACGATCAGCATTATAGACAATCACATGGTGGAAGTAAAGAAATTGATGATAAAGTTAAGGCATCTATTAAAAATTTAAATCCTCAGTCTGAAAAATTTACATCTGATTTAAGCAACGATTATCTTTTTAAAGTTTTCGGTATTGATAAAAATAAACTGCTTGATGAAAAAACTTTTTTAACTGATTTTCAAGGCGAAAAAGTATTAACATTTTTACCTCTGGAAACTAAAGGTCTTCAAGTAAATTACTATCAAATGTTACAAAAAATTGTTTTTGATTCTAACTATTTTTCACCAGTTCCTTCAGAATATATAGCAAAAAGAGTTGCTGAACAAACTAAAGAAGTAGAAGTTGAAAAAGAAGTTAAAGACAAAGATGGTAAACCACAAAAAGACAAAGATGGTAAAGAAATAAAAGTAAAAGTGAAGGAAAAACAAGGATTATTTGGTGAAACTGGAGAAGCTTTAAAATATGGAATTTACTGATATGGTAAAGATTATGACAAAGACTTACTTTATGCATCACCTTGAATCATTAATTATGGTGACAAAAATAAAATAGTTTATATAAGAAATCCATATTATCCAAGAACAGGTTGAAAAGAAGCTGAACCTAGTTCATTTAAAAAAATAACATATAAATATTCTGCTTATCCTAACGCATCAGCATTTGAATCTGCTCAATTTAACAATTTTAAAGAACAAACTAAGGCATCAAGTGGGTTTGAAGGTTTATCAGATAATGATAAAAAATATGCACTAGCTCATTTTGAAGAATTAGGTGGAAGATATGTATTAGGAAAAGCTTTAGATCATATTCCATGACTCACTTATTCTTCTTTAATGCCTGGTTCAATGAATCAAGTAATTACTTCAAGTAATAATCAAGATGTTAGATATGATGATCCTACAAAACTATACAAATTTAATGATGCATTTTCAAAACTTTACTTTGGACATTCCTTAGAAGAAATAGCAAAAGGTGGAGCAAAGGTTGTACCTTATGTTTTTGGAGGTAGAGGACTAGAATTTAGAAGCATTATTTATGCAGCTTGAAATGTTTACACCATCAGTAGAGGACTTTCAAATACTGCATTACCTTGATATTCTTTTGTTTCTCCAGATAATGTTTTAGCTAAAGACAAAACAGCAAGACAACTTTATGAAAAAGTTTCTACAATTTTTGCTGTTGATCAGAATGGAAACAAATTTTATACAAAAACTCCAGAACAAGAAAAACAACAAAACTTTAACAACCCATCAAGCAATGCGCTTCAAATTCAAGCACCTAACTTTGATATTTTAAAAAATAAAATGAAAGAACTTCTAGACGATTTTTATGCTAAAGAAAACTTAAAACCAGAAGATAAAGTGCAATGAACACTAGCTACACGTTATACAAATGCTACTAATAAAGAAATTTCTGCTTATCAACAAGCTGCCAAGGCTATAGAAGCACTTGATCCAAGATTAAGTGTTGATGTACAATCTGAAGTACCTGTTACAAAAGATAATTACTTAAACTTCTTAATCAGAGGTATAGGTCCATACCACTATGTAGGTTGAAGTTATGATTACAATGGAGCAGGTACAGCAATTGACGGTTTAACACAAAGCGCTGGATTTGGTTTAGCAGCAGCTAGCTATTTTGCTTCTTTAGATGCAAATTCTAATTTAGCTAAATCTTTCCCAATGTTTTATAAATATTCAAAAGACCTTGAAACTTTCTTCTCAAAAGAAGAATATAAAGGAAAAATGAGACCATTTAGTGAGTGAAAAGATTCTCCAAATGCACCAAATTTTGGTCAAAGAAATTTAAACGATCCAAATGATAAAAATAGAGATCAAAGACCCGATGTAACTAAATGAATTACTTTCCGTGTTGTTGAAAAACAAGATCCACAAACTAAAAAAATGGTTAAAAAATTCGAACAATACGATAAAAACTTTTCTTTAGGTGAAGAAACAGGATTGTTTAATAACCAATTCCAATTAAATCATAGTGATGAAGAAATTGCTCAGCTTCTCTCCGAAATTACTTCATTATATGGTTTTTTACCACAAACTGATGGAATAACTACAATAGGAAGTACACCAACAATTTCCTTTTTAAATCCTAATTTACAAGTTCCAGATACAGAAAACTCATTTGCAGTTCCAGATCAAACTGTCATAAAACCATTTCTTAAAAAACAAGGAGAACAATAA
- a CDS encoding ABC transporter permease, whose translation MLTKYILKRLLLAVVTFIVIYIIVYLIMAKFGNNPFINSIDSAKSKSTDASEQLARLQRENGFDQPAVVRLWNYTVGIFHGDYGKIYKSSESSIPVLFFKPLRYTILVSLPSFIISVILGVILGTISAYKRGKWQDASITSFATVFVALPSFILAPFVILIALKVQLPFEFKEASEYSVGTMIISLIPPIFVFVLSSIAGYTFLVRNWVVTTLSSHQVLIAKAKGLSKFKIFTKHVFRNASIPLVRTLIFSYLALLSGSIILEQFFRIPGSSTIIVNAIQDGEINISMFSLIFFTSLSLVTDIVADLSYVFMDPRISIASKSERNYWAEFKTWKSRKEKVKKGEVTNV comes from the coding sequence ATGCTGACTAAGTACATTTTAAAAAGATTATTACTTGCAGTTGTAACTTTTATAGTAATTTACATTATTGTCTATCTAATAATGGCAAAATTTGGAAATAATCCTTTTATAAACTCAATTGATTCAGCTAAATCTAAATCTACAGACGCTAGCGAACAATTAGCAAGGCTTCAAAGAGAAAATGGATTTGACCAACCAGCTGTTGTTAGATTATGAAATTACACAGTTGGGATTTTCCATGGAGATTATGGAAAAATTTATAAATCAAGTGAATCTTCAATTCCTGTTTTGTTTTTTAAACCACTAAGATATACAATTTTAGTTTCACTTCCTTCATTTATCATCAGTGTAATTTTAGGAGTAATTTTAGGAACAATTTCAGCTTATAAAAGAGGAAAATGACAAGATGCTTCAATTACTTCATTTGCTACAGTTTTTGTTGCTTTACCTTCATTTATCTTAGCTCCATTTGTGATTTTAATAGCTCTAAAAGTTCAACTTCCTTTTGAGTTTAAAGAAGCATCTGAATATTCTGTAGGCACTATGATTATTTCATTGATACCACCAATTTTTGTTTTTGTTCTTTCTTCTATAGCAGGTTATACATTCTTAGTAAGAAACTGAGTGGTAACAACACTTTCTTCACACCAAGTGTTGATTGCAAAAGCTAAAGGGCTTTCTAAATTCAAAATTTTTACAAAACATGTTTTCAGAAATGCTTCAATTCCTTTAGTAAGAACACTGATTTTTTCATATCTAGCTCTTCTATCAGGATCAATTATTTTAGAACAATTTTTCAGAATTCCAGGTTCATCTACAATTATTGTTAACGCAATTCAAGATGGAGAAATTAATATTTCAATGTTTTCTTTAATTTTCTTTACTTCTCTTTCATTAGTTACTGATATTGTTGCCGATCTTTCCTATGTTTTTATGGATCCAAGAATTTCAATTGCATCAAAATCAGAAAGAAACTACTGAGCAGAATTTAAAACCTGAAAATCAAGAAAAGAAAAAGTTAAAAAAGGAGAAGTAACTAATGTCTAA
- a CDS encoding ABC transporter permease, whose amino-acid sequence MSNSSQEFNTKYRLTQQDLRLLKVSPNHFNSFQITGKVSELWKDTIKNFFKTPLALIATIVFILLLLTAIFTAAFSPFKTTEAIAGVDSELVFSQKPGSWGIFENNISADLLNKILKAQADANVQLIHGSVEEIVPGRYLAHFNPYEVISVLSQKQIFSIVGTDEFGRDIWLRTWVGTLNALGISVIIAVIETIIGVALGTYLGYHIGKWIDNIFLRVIDVFNSIPWIVIFVIFIGIFGPKTIVIIILLTATGWTGPTYLARSYTIIIKDEEYIQAAKAVGASKLRQIYSHILPNILGKLLSGFVSRLLSAISIIAGLAFLGFLKENLNSPANLGLIINSSRQLADSNIWALLFPSFILVILALSTRFIANGIHDALDPRIGGRK is encoded by the coding sequence ATGTCTAATTCATCACAAGAATTTAACACAAAATATCGTTTAACTCAGCAAGATTTAAGACTATTAAAAGTTTCTCCAAATCACTTTAATTCCTTTCAAATTACAGGAAAAGTTTCTGAACTTTGAAAAGACACAATTAAAAACTTTTTCAAAACTCCACTTGCTTTAATTGCTACAATAGTCTTCATTTTGCTTCTTTTAACAGCAATTTTTACAGCTGCTTTTTCTCCTTTTAAAACAACAGAAGCAATTGCAGGTGTAGATAGTGAACTTGTGTTTTCACAAAAACCAGGTTCTTGAGGAATTTTTGAAAACAACATTTCAGCAGACCTTTTAAACAAGATTTTAAAAGCACAAGCAGATGCAAACGTTCAACTAATTCATGGTTCAGTTGAAGAAATAGTACCTGGTAGATACTTAGCTCATTTCAACCCATATGAGGTGATTTCGGTTCTATCACAAAAACAAATATTTTCAATTGTAGGAACCGATGAATTTGGACGTGATATTTGACTAAGAACTTGAGTAGGAACACTTAATGCTCTAGGAATTTCAGTAATAATTGCTGTTATAGAAACTATTATAGGTGTTGCGTTAGGTACTTATTTGGGTTACCATATTGGAAAATGAATTGACAACATATTTTTAAGAGTTATTGATGTTTTTAACTCTATTCCTTGAATTGTTATCTTCGTTATCTTTATTGGTATCTTTGGACCAAAAACAATAGTTATAATTATTTTACTAACAGCAACAGGTTGAACTGGACCTACTTATTTAGCCAGATCTTATACAATTATTATTAAAGATGAAGAATATATTCAAGCTGCAAAAGCTGTTGGTGCTTCAAAATTAAGACAAATTTACTCACATATACTTCCAAATATTTTAGGAAAACTACTTTCTGGTTTTGTTTCCAGATTACTATCTGCTATATCAATTATTGCTGGTTTAGCTTTCTTAGGATTTTTAAAAGAAAACCTTAATTCTCCAGCAAACTTAGGACTAATTATTAACTCTTCAAGACAATTAGCTGATTCAAATATTTGAGCTTTATTATTCCCATCCTTTATTTTAGTTATTTTAGCTTTAAGTACAAGATTTATAGCAAACGGAATTCACGACGCACTTGATCCAAGAATTGGAGGAAGAAAATAA
- a CDS encoding ABC transporter ATP-binding protein, with protein MVNSEVKINLEDKVLDLKNLKVSFKIKGKKYVEIVRGVDLSIRRGQIVGLVGESGSGKSVTSKALLGVNEFAKTSADKMVISGIDVAKFTKDKQWLQVRGKKVGYIPQDPLVALNPTRTIGKQLLDVLEKSERFKTKQEKEEYLINLLESFGLERAKDRFHSYPHTLSGGMKQRVIIAMTVAASPDLIIADEPTTALDPTVQASVLALFDQIRREYGISIIFISHNISVIAKFCDYIYIMYAGRIIEKGTRKDIFTDPRHPYTWALISAIPEDKDERLYTIQGSPPDMANLPAGDPFAPRNDYALALDFEKEPPLISISKTHAAATWLLHPDAPKVELTKELQARLKLFKEVLK; from the coding sequence ATGGTAAATTCAGAAGTAAAAATAAATTTAGAAGATAAAGTTTTAGATTTAAAAAATTTAAAAGTTTCCTTCAAAATAAAAGGTAAAAAGTACGTAGAAATAGTAAGAGGCGTTGATTTATCAATTAGAAGAGGACAAATAGTTGGACTCGTAGGTGAATCAGGTTCAGGAAAATCTGTTACTTCAAAAGCTTTATTGGGTGTTAACGAATTTGCTAAAACAAGTGCTGATAAAATGGTAATTAGTGGCATTGATGTTGCTAAATTCACTAAAGATAAACAGTGGCTACAAGTTAGAGGTAAAAAAGTCGGTTATATCCCACAAGATCCTTTAGTTGCTTTAAATCCAACAAGAACTATTGGAAAACAACTACTCGATGTTTTAGAAAAATCAGAAAGATTCAAAACTAAACAAGAAAAAGAAGAATATTTAATCAATCTTTTAGAATCATTTGGTTTAGAACGTGCAAAAGATAGATTTCATTCATACCCACACACACTTTCTGGTGGTATGAAGCAAAGAGTGATTATTGCTATGACTGTGGCTGCAAGTCCGGATTTAATTATCGCTGATGAGCCAACAACAGCTTTAGATCCAACAGTTCAAGCTTCAGTTCTTGCTTTATTTGACCAAATTAGAAGAGAATATGGAATTTCAATTATCTTCATTTCTCACAACATTTCGGTTATAGCTAAATTCTGTGACTATATTTATATTATGTATGCAGGAAGAATAATTGAAAAAGGAACAAGAAAAGACATCTTTACTGATCCAAGACATCCTTATACTTGAGCTTTAATTTCTGCAATTCCTGAAGACAAAGATGAAAGATTATACACAATTCAAGGTTCTCCACCTGATATGGCTAACTTGCCAGCAGGAGATCCATTTGCTCCAAGAAATGATTATGCACTGGCTTTAGATTTTGAAAAAGAACCTCCTTTAATTTCTATATCTAAAACACATGCCGCTGCTACTTGATTACTTCATCCAGATGCACCAAAAGTAGAATTAACAAAAGAATTACAAGCTAGACTAAAACTATTTAAAGAGGTATTAAAATAA